One Paraburkholderia caffeinilytica DNA segment encodes these proteins:
- a CDS encoding NADP-dependent isocitrate dehydrogenase — MSTSPKIIYTLTDEAPALATYSLLPIVKAFTRSSDVIVETRDISLAGRIIAAFPDYLTAEQKGSDDLAELGGLTTRPEANIIKLPNISASVPQLKAAITELRDQGFKLPPYPDVANTDAEKDVKARYDKIKGSAVNPVLREGNSDRRAPLSVKNYARKHPHKMGAWSADSKSHVAHMSGGDFYGSEKSALIAAAGAVKIELIAADGSTKVLKEKTAVQAGEIIDASVLSKNALRSFIEAEINDAKAKGVLFSVHLKATMMKVSDPIIFGHVVSVFYKDVLTKHADALAQAGFNPNNGIGDLYARLKDLPAETVEAIEADIKAQYAQRPQLAMVNSDKGITSLHVPSDVIVDASMPAMIRESGKMWGADGALHDAKAVIPDRCYAGVYQAVIEDCKKNGAFDPVTMGTVPNVGLMAQAAEEYGSHDKTFQIPANGVVRVSDAAGTVLIEQAVEAGDIWRMCQTKDAPVQDWVKLAVNRARATNTPAIFWLDAARAHDAQIIKKVEQYLKDHDTSGLDIRVMTPVEATKFSIERIRAGKDTISVTGNVLRDYLTDLFPIMELGTSAKMLSIVPLMAGGGMFETGAGGSAPKHVQQLVEEGFLRWDSLGEFLALAASLEHLSGAYHNPKAQVLAKTLDQATGKFLDNDKSPARKVGGIDNRGSHFYLAMYWAEALAAQTDDAALQAQFAGVAKAMADNEAKIIEELGAAQGQPVEIGGYYRPDVDLTSKAMRPSATLNKIVDAIA; from the coding sequence ATGTCCACATCGCCGAAGATCATCTACACCCTGACCGACGAAGCGCCTGCACTGGCGACTTATTCGCTGCTGCCGATCGTCAAGGCGTTCACGCGCTCGTCCGACGTGATCGTTGAAACGCGCGATATCTCGCTTGCCGGCCGGATCATCGCTGCATTTCCCGACTACCTGACCGCGGAACAGAAGGGTTCCGACGATCTGGCGGAACTGGGTGGACTCACCACGCGTCCGGAAGCGAACATCATCAAGCTGCCGAACATCAGCGCTTCGGTGCCGCAACTGAAGGCTGCGATCACCGAACTGCGCGATCAGGGCTTCAAGCTGCCGCCGTATCCGGACGTGGCGAACACGGACGCCGAGAAAGACGTCAAGGCTCGCTACGACAAGATCAAGGGCAGCGCGGTGAACCCGGTGCTGCGCGAAGGCAATTCGGATCGCCGCGCGCCGTTGTCGGTCAAGAACTACGCACGCAAGCACCCGCACAAGATGGGCGCGTGGAGCGCGGACTCGAAGTCGCACGTGGCGCACATGAGCGGCGGCGATTTCTACGGCAGCGAAAAATCGGCGCTGATCGCAGCAGCCGGCGCCGTGAAGATCGAACTGATCGCCGCCGACGGCTCGACGAAGGTCCTGAAGGAAAAGACGGCCGTGCAGGCGGGCGAGATCATCGACGCTTCGGTGCTCTCCAAAAACGCTTTGCGCAGCTTCATCGAAGCCGAGATCAACGACGCGAAGGCGAAGGGCGTGCTGTTCTCGGTGCACCTGAAAGCGACCATGATGAAGGTGTCGGATCCGATCATCTTCGGTCACGTGGTGTCGGTGTTCTACAAAGACGTGCTGACCAAGCACGCCGACGCGCTGGCGCAAGCCGGCTTCAACCCGAACAACGGTATCGGCGACCTGTACGCGCGCCTGAAGGATCTGCCGGCTGAAACGGTTGAAGCGATCGAAGCCGACATCAAGGCGCAATACGCGCAACGTCCGCAACTGGCCATGGTCAACTCGGACAAGGGCATCACCAGCCTGCACGTGCCGAGCGACGTGATCGTCGACGCGTCCATGCCGGCCATGATTCGCGAGTCGGGCAAGATGTGGGGCGCGGACGGCGCGCTGCACGACGCCAAGGCCGTGATTCCGGACCGTTGCTACGCAGGCGTCTACCAGGCTGTGATCGAAGACTGCAAGAAGAACGGCGCGTTCGATCCGGTCACCATGGGCACGGTGCCGAACGTCGGCCTGATGGCGCAAGCCGCTGAAGAATACGGTTCACACGACAAGACGTTCCAGATTCCGGCGAACGGCGTGGTTCGCGTGAGCGACGCAGCCGGTACAGTGCTGATCGAGCAGGCGGTTGAAGCGGGCGACATCTGGCGCATGTGCCAGACCAAAGATGCGCCGGTCCAGGATTGGGTCAAGCTCGCGGTCAACCGCGCGCGCGCCACCAACACGCCGGCTATTTTCTGGCTGGACGCGGCGCGCGCGCACGACGCCCAGATCATCAAGAAGGTCGAGCAATACCTGAAGGACCACGATACCAGCGGTCTGGATATCCGCGTCATGACGCCGGTCGAAGCAACGAAGTTCTCGATCGAGCGCATCCGCGCCGGCAAGGACACGATCTCGGTCACCGGCAACGTGCTGCGCGACTACCTGACCGACCTGTTTCCGATCATGGAACTGGGCACCAGCGCGAAGATGCTGTCGATCGTCCCGCTGATGGCAGGTGGCGGCATGTTCGAAACCGGCGCCGGCGGTTCGGCGCCGAAGCACGTTCAGCAACTGGTCGAAGAAGGTTTCCTGCGTTGGGACTCGCTCGGTGAATTCCTGGCGTTGGCGGCTTCGCTCGAACACCTGAGCGGCGCGTATCACAACCCGAAGGCGCAGGTTCTGGCCAAGACGCTGGATCAGGCAACGGGCAAGTTCCTCGACAACGACAAGTCGCCGGCGCGCAAGGTTGGCGGTATCGACAACCGCGGCAGCCACTTCTACCTGGCCATGTACTGGGCGGAAGCACTCGCCGCGCAAACCGACGACGCCGCCCTGCAGGCGCAGTTCGCCGGCGTGGCGAAGGCGATGGCCGACAACGAAGCGAAGATCATCGAGGAGCTGGGTGCGGCGCAAGGTCAACCGGTGGAGATCGGCGGCTACTACCGTCCGGATGTCGACCTGACGAGCAAGGCCATGCGCCCGAGCGCCACGCTGAACAAGATCGTGGACGCGATCGCTTAA
- a CDS encoding tetratricopeptide repeat protein, whose product MKIKNNVSRRAAAVVAALCMSACAHNPAPLAASAASASAADTAIGSQSGPSASATANVPPDVLATCQRFSAEMSAGHAADAARLANECLASHSLPVALRTRVLQELTLVDMALRDDRAALDAQLAAVELMPTPTDVQLLLLAHLYETNQRDDECLSTLDRLRAKHEATHDLDLTIGASYYQELGAALAGKKRFKESLDAFSKAIALQPALSDVYRRRALVREASGDAAGARADYVQFARWATDREIDASTRAKFSSLGIDPANERRHPFGDTNPLYNIAAEQLDKGRQSLKASTTAQAKAEAYSDISAFSDGIGRHVDALAAIDKAIALAPDDVSYKQSKVTTLVDLNRIDAALAYAAPIRKRAHDEAAASPNPGSVFSKYREVSSSSALAYMQQGKWSEAIDALIDGAKGSEPADQDYMATLYLYVRARSAGAAPTNAYFDDYIRRASQPVFGSYRRWLLLYMQGKLPVEQVYGQIVSLDNPVAIQNALAETWFMAAAYERYVKHNDAAARAFVGRLNDLQPYGTNEWMMVQRGGA is encoded by the coding sequence ATGAAAATTAAGAACAACGTAAGCCGACGCGCAGCAGCCGTCGTGGCCGCCTTGTGCATGAGCGCGTGCGCGCATAACCCCGCCCCGCTCGCGGCGTCGGCCGCGTCGGCTTCGGCGGCAGATACGGCAATCGGCTCGCAGTCCGGCCCGTCCGCGAGCGCCACCGCGAATGTGCCGCCGGACGTGCTCGCTACCTGTCAGCGCTTCTCTGCCGAAATGAGTGCCGGCCATGCTGCAGACGCGGCCCGTCTTGCGAACGAATGTCTTGCTTCACACAGCCTGCCGGTCGCGTTGCGCACGCGAGTGCTGCAGGAGCTGACGCTAGTCGACATGGCGCTTCGGGATGACCGGGCCGCGCTCGACGCGCAGCTTGCCGCGGTCGAACTCATGCCAACTCCGACCGATGTGCAACTGCTGTTGCTCGCGCATCTGTATGAAACCAATCAGCGCGACGATGAATGCCTGTCGACACTCGACCGGCTCCGCGCGAAGCACGAGGCCACGCATGATCTCGATCTGACGATTGGCGCGTCCTACTACCAGGAACTCGGCGCCGCGTTAGCCGGAAAGAAACGTTTTAAGGAATCCCTCGACGCTTTCTCCAAGGCCATCGCGCTTCAACCTGCGCTCTCGGATGTCTATCGCAGACGCGCCCTCGTACGCGAGGCATCGGGCGACGCGGCTGGAGCACGCGCCGACTACGTTCAGTTCGCGCGCTGGGCGACGGACAGGGAGATTGATGCGTCGACACGCGCCAAATTCTCTTCACTAGGCATCGATCCCGCCAACGAACGACGCCACCCCTTCGGCGACACCAATCCGTTGTACAACATCGCTGCGGAACAACTCGACAAGGGACGGCAGTCACTGAAGGCTTCCACGACTGCGCAGGCCAAGGCAGAGGCCTACAGCGACATTTCGGCATTCTCGGACGGCATCGGCCGGCATGTTGACGCACTGGCGGCGATCGACAAGGCGATCGCACTCGCGCCGGACGACGTGAGCTACAAACAATCGAAAGTCACGACCCTGGTCGATCTGAATCGCATCGACGCCGCCCTCGCGTATGCCGCGCCAATCCGCAAACGGGCGCATGACGAAGCTGCCGCATCGCCCAACCCTGGCTCGGTCTTCAGCAAATATCGCGAAGTCTCGAGCTCATCGGCGCTGGCCTACATGCAACAGGGCAAATGGAGCGAGGCGATCGACGCGCTGATTGACGGCGCCAAGGGGTCGGAGCCCGCCGACCAGGATTACATGGCGACGCTCTATCTCTACGTCCGGGCAAGAAGTGCCGGAGCCGCGCCCACCAATGCGTACTTCGACGACTACATCCGGCGTGCGTCGCAACCGGTGTTTGGAAGTTATCGCCGTTGGCTGCTGCTGTATATGCAGGGCAAACTCCCGGTCGAACAGGTATACGGTCAGATCGTATCGCTCGACAATCCCGTCGCCATCCAGAACGCGCTCGCCGAAACCTGGTTCATGGCCGCGGCCTATGAACGCTACGTGAAACACAACGACGCGGCAGCCCGCGCTTTTGTCGGCCGGCTGAACGATCTCCAGCCCTATGGAACCAACGAGTGGATGATGGTCCAGCGAGGCGGTGCGTGA
- a CDS encoding alpha/beta fold hydrolase, giving the protein MEFHDDDLTHFEAHGAAPLPAPNDDGYVEHEGARIWYASYGSGKPVILLHGGLGHSGNWGYQVPALAGSGHRVVVIDSRGHGRSTRDARPYLYELMASDVLAVMDALQLDQAAIVGWSDGACVAMVLGLQAPERVAGVFFFGCNMDPSGTKAFVPTPIIDRCFGRHAKDYAQLSATPGDFDAFVGAVSEMMRTQPNYSAHDLGQIRVPVAIVQSEHDEFIKPEHADYLARSIPGAKLILLPGVSHFAPLQRPAQFNRVMLAFLQRVLP; this is encoded by the coding sequence ATGGAATTCCACGACGACGACCTCACCCATTTCGAAGCCCACGGCGCCGCCCCGCTGCCGGCCCCGAACGACGACGGCTACGTCGAGCACGAAGGCGCGCGCATCTGGTACGCGTCCTATGGAAGCGGCAAACCGGTGATCCTGCTGCATGGCGGCCTGGGACACAGCGGCAACTGGGGCTATCAGGTCCCGGCGCTGGCCGGCTCGGGGCATCGCGTGGTGGTGATCGACAGCCGCGGCCATGGCCGCAGCACCCGCGATGCGCGCCCCTATCTGTACGAGCTGATGGCCTCCGACGTTCTGGCCGTGATGGACGCGCTTCAGCTCGACCAGGCCGCGATCGTGGGCTGGAGCGACGGCGCCTGCGTCGCGATGGTGCTGGGTCTCCAGGCGCCCGAGCGGGTTGCGGGGGTGTTCTTCTTCGGCTGCAACATGGATCCCAGTGGGACGAAGGCATTCGTGCCGACGCCGATCATCGATCGCTGCTTCGGACGGCACGCCAAAGACTACGCGCAACTCTCGGCCACACCCGGCGACTTCGACGCCTTTGTCGGGGCGGTCAGCGAAATGATGAGAACGCAGCCCAACTACTCCGCGCACGATCTCGGCCAGATTCGTGTACCGGTGGCGATTGTCCAAAGCGAGCACGACGAATTCATCAAGCCGGAGCACGCCGACTATCTCGCCCGCAGCATTCCCGGCGCGAAGTTGATTCTTTTGCCTGGCGTGAGCCATTTCGCGCCGCTGCAGCGGCCAGCGCAATTCAACCGAGTGATGCTCGCTTTTCTGCAGCGGGTTCTTCCCTGA
- a CDS encoding tetratricopeptide repeat protein — protein sequence MTFASASRLQRARPALSRMASLLSSLTLTAAAVAPIVASAMPSIVQDAARPAFSFAAVPSASFSDPTTPCALRFGAGQEWAASPLAKPAQLLALCRADAAAGNRDARLVYGQMMLFGFAMQPDDAGLAILKQTAVDGSPAAQRVVGSLYHDGTRVPKDYAAARRWLALAADNGDGAAAGTLGLMDYNGEGGAVDFASAYTEFVRAAENGYPHGATSAGQLLAGGRPGVPRDVHGSVTWFIQGAVHGDPDGEFLLGISLLRGWGVAQDAHNAAGWLSAAVAQDHIEAHAVLADLYLAGSGVPRDDPRGFALMSIAARHGSIYAQRRLGELYSGGVGTTRNAALARVWHRKAALEGDATAQFELAVEYRFGLGGSVDPDAAIGWMRGAAQAGVASAQNDLGVMLQRGEGEARNLAEAKQWYERAAAQGLGVASFNLALLADAGSGMPKNPALAFQLARTGAERGYAQAAVMAGKMLFAGEGVPADKAQALVWYRKAADLGNLDGERATGWQYLYGVGTPRDEALGEHYLELAAQAGDPQAQTMLGLYLLSRPSSVSKDSGKEWLVKAVAQKFGPAYAAMGNLYARGEGTTPDQASALTWFTRGAESNDLVSQRVLCLAYANGSGVARDAPAAQRWCLAAAQAGDAFAMRQLAVGIATGNDASARERVYWQWRLANTGDAAYESILGDSYDQGSGVTADFGAAMYWFRRSAAQGNASAQASLAWHLFTGLGGERDDQEAFAWASQAAGGSSSAMEMVGAAYLSGRGVAQNMTLARGWLEKAAAAGSCEAADDLANLYETGTGVPIDDELALGWHRKAAALGCDAAVIALALRAQAAGQTHSLTQRSPYWLALTAGEPASDAKSGLPTSAAAEHGEAAWNALSTLNGALRGEPLRQYETGIRYLSGDGVMRDKALGDAWLQRAQASFAARPGLRAYADATRVVEQRVGATLTAAERERAQRLALNLIATVPASATVLGTR from the coding sequence GTGACATTCGCATCCGCCAGCCGGCTTCAGCGCGCGCGGCCCGCCCTGTCGCGAATGGCTTCGTTGCTCTCGTCGCTCACGCTAACGGCGGCCGCCGTGGCGCCTATCGTCGCAAGCGCGATGCCGTCGATTGTTCAGGACGCCGCTCGTCCGGCATTTTCGTTCGCGGCCGTGCCGTCCGCGTCGTTCAGCGACCCGACCACGCCTTGCGCACTGCGCTTCGGCGCCGGCCAGGAATGGGCCGCCTCGCCGCTCGCAAAGCCCGCGCAATTGCTCGCGTTGTGCCGTGCGGACGCGGCTGCCGGAAATCGGGACGCGCGTCTCGTCTACGGGCAAATGATGCTGTTCGGCTTCGCCATGCAGCCCGACGATGCCGGCCTCGCCATTCTGAAGCAGACCGCCGTGGACGGCTCGCCGGCCGCGCAGCGCGTGGTCGGCTCGCTTTACCACGATGGCACGCGCGTGCCGAAGGACTATGCCGCTGCTCGCCGGTGGCTCGCGCTCGCGGCGGACAACGGCGACGGCGCCGCAGCCGGCACGCTCGGCCTGATGGACTACAACGGTGAAGGCGGTGCGGTCGACTTCGCCTCCGCGTACACGGAGTTTGTGCGGGCCGCTGAAAATGGCTATCCGCATGGCGCGACCAGTGCCGGTCAACTGCTGGCCGGCGGCCGGCCAGGCGTGCCTCGCGACGTTCACGGCAGCGTGACCTGGTTCATTCAAGGCGCGGTACACGGCGACCCCGACGGCGAGTTTCTGCTCGGCATCTCGCTGTTGCGCGGCTGGGGTGTTGCGCAAGATGCGCACAACGCAGCGGGATGGCTCAGCGCAGCAGTTGCGCAGGACCATATCGAAGCGCACGCCGTGCTCGCCGATCTGTATCTGGCCGGCTCGGGCGTCCCTCGTGACGACCCACGCGGCTTCGCGCTGATGTCGATTGCGGCGCGGCACGGCTCGATCTACGCACAGCGCCGGCTTGGCGAACTGTACTCGGGCGGCGTCGGCACCACCCGCAACGCAGCCTTGGCGCGCGTCTGGCATCGAAAGGCCGCGCTCGAGGGCGACGCCACGGCGCAATTCGAACTGGCCGTCGAGTACCGCTTTGGGCTCGGCGGGTCCGTCGATCCGGATGCCGCAATCGGATGGATGCGTGGTGCGGCTCAGGCAGGGGTTGCATCGGCTCAAAACGATCTCGGCGTCATGCTGCAGCGTGGCGAAGGCGAAGCGCGCAATCTCGCCGAAGCAAAGCAGTGGTACGAACGTGCGGCCGCGCAAGGCCTGGGGGTCGCGTCGTTCAATCTTGCGTTGCTCGCCGATGCCGGATCCGGCATGCCGAAAAACCCGGCGCTCGCCTTCCAGCTCGCGCGTACGGGCGCTGAACGCGGCTATGCGCAAGCCGCCGTGATGGCGGGCAAAATGCTGTTCGCCGGCGAAGGCGTGCCGGCCGACAAAGCGCAGGCACTGGTCTGGTATCGCAAGGCGGCCGATCTGGGCAATCTCGACGGCGAACGCGCAACGGGCTGGCAGTACCTGTACGGTGTCGGCACACCGCGCGACGAAGCACTCGGCGAACACTACCTGGAACTCGCCGCGCAAGCCGGCGACCCACAGGCGCAGACGATGCTCGGCTTGTATTTGCTCAGTCGTCCGTCGTCGGTCAGCAAGGACAGCGGAAAGGAATGGCTGGTCAAGGCAGTCGCGCAAAAATTCGGTCCCGCCTACGCCGCAATGGGAAACCTTTATGCCAGGGGCGAAGGCACGACGCCCGACCAGGCCAGCGCGCTCACATGGTTCACGCGTGGCGCGGAATCCAACGATCTCGTCTCGCAGCGCGTGCTGTGTCTCGCCTACGCGAACGGCTCGGGCGTCGCGCGCGATGCGCCGGCGGCACAGCGCTGGTGCCTCGCAGCCGCGCAGGCGGGCGATGCATTCGCGATGCGTCAGTTGGCTGTCGGCATCGCAACCGGCAATGACGCGTCCGCCCGTGAGCGGGTCTACTGGCAGTGGCGCCTCGCGAATACCGGAGACGCCGCCTACGAATCGATCCTCGGCGACTCGTACGACCAGGGCAGCGGCGTGACGGCCGATTTCGGCGCGGCGATGTACTGGTTCCGCCGCTCGGCCGCGCAGGGCAATGCCTCGGCGCAAGCCTCGCTCGCGTGGCATCTGTTTACCGGACTCGGCGGTGAGCGCGATGACCAGGAGGCCTTTGCATGGGCCAGCCAGGCGGCGGGCGGCAGTTCGTCCGCGATGGAAATGGTGGGCGCGGCCTACCTGAGCGGACGCGGTGTTGCACAAAACATGACCCTTGCGCGCGGATGGCTCGAAAAGGCCGCCGCCGCGGGTTCGTGTGAAGCGGCGGACGATCTCGCGAATCTGTACGAGACCGGCACGGGTGTGCCCATTGATGACGAGCTGGCGCTAGGCTGGCATCGCAAAGCTGCCGCGTTGGGATGCGATGCGGCGGTCATCGCGCTTGCACTGCGCGCTCAGGCTGCGGGACAGACGCACTCGCTCACTCAACGGTCGCCGTACTGGCTCGCGCTCACCGCCGGCGAGCCAGCGTCGGATGCGAAAAGCGGCTTACCGACATCGGCTGCCGCAGAACATGGCGAAGCGGCGTGGAACGCACTCTCGACGCTGAACGGGGCGTTGCGGGGCGAGCCATTGCGGCAGTACGAAACGGGGATTCGCTACCTCTCGGGCGACGGCGTGATGCGCGATAAAGCACTCGGCGACGCCTGGCTTCAGCGCGCGCAGGCGAGCTTTGCCGCCAGACCCGGCTTGCGCGCCTATGCCGACGCCACGCGCGTTGTCGAACAGCGCGTTGGGGCGACGCTCACCGCGGCAGAGCGGGAGCGGGCTCAACGGTTGGCGCTCAATCTGATCGCGACGGTGCCCGCCAGCGCGACGGTGCTGGGAACTCGCTAA
- a CDS encoding TonB-dependent siderophore receptor, with the protein MQNSFVAGRPARPTFMRGHRRIPSLLSAGLFVSVGLSLSTLSSSGWAQVAASDTAATLPAVSVSATKDTGAAQADTVSAGALGSRKQVDTPFSTRVVTSDEAQDLMAATANDLFKYDPAVATISENAISENSMFTVRGMPIDTLNGIKVDGQAFPSWDTDLSLEPFEQVELLKGLSGFMYGFGSPGGIVNYVLKRPTDDPYRSVSIGYKSAGVFSEAVDLGGRFGNDNRFGYRLNLVNEEGNTAEDHGHVRRQVASLAFDFRITPDLTFTADAFYQKRKTNGTLFGLMFGSGLGIPDASTVTHSLTQPQNYYQTEMASFGTGLDYRLSENWHASVKYRFAKENRTNSDSFLYVSDSAGDYSNTLYAAMTRYFYQNVDAMVQGKFNTGSIKHDVVIGAGFETQTSEYSNSTGWNDGYFLGNGNLYSSTLLTNAEVSIGSELYRQQRTTQAALYASDTVQLTSRLSALVGVRYTQYREHVYDPSGAVSSQYSADPVTPTFALMFKTDPYSTLYASYVESLEQGGSASNTNSNYPATFGPLKSKQYEVGFKTDHSKWGANLALFRVDQGYNYTNSANIFVQDGTKRYTGVDASGWLALTSEWRVMGGVLWLDAKAVDVDDATVEGKRVYGAPRFTATGRIEYNPSYLRRLTLAFGGKYVGNQAVDAANTQFVPAYVTYDLSGRYETKIAGKDVTFRAGINNLFNRRYWTTAWGYYVAPSPTRTAVASATLQF; encoded by the coding sequence ATGCAGAATTCATTTGTCGCGGGACGCCCAGCGCGCCCAACCTTTATGCGCGGCCACCGCCGTATTCCGTCGCTGCTCAGTGCGGGGCTCTTCGTCAGCGTCGGGTTGTCGTTGTCTACTTTGTCGTCTTCGGGATGGGCGCAGGTCGCGGCTAGCGACACGGCCGCCACCCTGCCTGCCGTGAGCGTGTCGGCAACGAAAGACACCGGCGCGGCGCAGGCCGACACCGTCAGCGCCGGCGCGCTGGGTTCCCGCAAGCAGGTGGACACGCCGTTTTCGACGCGCGTGGTGACGAGCGACGAGGCGCAGGACCTGATGGCCGCAACCGCCAACGATCTGTTCAAGTACGACCCGGCGGTCGCGACCATCAGCGAAAACGCGATCAGCGAGAACTCCATGTTCACTGTGCGCGGCATGCCGATCGACACGCTGAACGGCATCAAGGTGGATGGCCAGGCCTTCCCTTCGTGGGATACCGATCTCTCGCTCGAGCCGTTCGAGCAGGTCGAATTGCTCAAGGGCCTGTCCGGCTTCATGTATGGCTTCGGTTCGCCGGGCGGCATCGTCAACTACGTGCTGAAGCGCCCGACGGACGATCCCTACCGCAGCGTCTCGATCGGCTACAAGTCGGCCGGCGTGTTCAGCGAGGCGGTCGATCTGGGCGGCCGCTTCGGCAATGACAATCGCTTCGGCTACCGCCTGAACCTCGTCAACGAAGAGGGCAACACCGCCGAAGACCATGGCCATGTGCGCCGCCAGGTGGCCTCGCTTGCGTTCGACTTCCGCATTACGCCGGATCTGACCTTTACCGCCGACGCCTTCTATCAGAAGCGCAAAACCAACGGCACGCTATTCGGCCTGATGTTCGGCAGCGGCCTCGGCATTCCCGACGCAAGCACCGTCACCCATTCGCTGACACAACCGCAGAATTACTACCAGACCGAGATGGCCTCGTTCGGCACGGGGCTCGACTACCGCCTCTCCGAGAACTGGCATGCGAGCGTGAAATACCGCTTCGCCAAGGAAAACCGAACTAATTCGGACAGCTTCCTGTATGTCAGCGATAGCGCGGGCGATTACTCGAACACGCTCTATGCGGCAATGACGCGTTACTTCTACCAGAACGTCGACGCGATGGTGCAGGGCAAATTCAACACCGGCAGCATCAAGCACGACGTCGTCATCGGCGCGGGCTTCGAGACGCAGACCAGCGAGTACAGCAACAGCACCGGCTGGAATGACGGCTACTTCCTCGGCAACGGCAATCTGTACAGCAGCACGCTGCTGACCAACGCTGAAGTCAGCATCGGCTCGGAGCTCTACCGTCAGCAGCGCACCACGCAGGCTGCCCTGTACGCGAGCGATACCGTGCAGCTCACGTCGCGCCTGTCCGCCCTGGTCGGCGTGCGTTACACGCAATACCGCGAACATGTGTACGACCCGAGCGGCGCCGTATCGTCGCAATACAGCGCGGATCCGGTCACGCCGACCTTCGCGCTGATGTTCAAGACCGACCCGTACTCCACGCTGTACGCGAGCTATGTCGAATCGTTGGAACAGGGCGGCTCGGCATCGAACACGAACTCCAATTACCCGGCTACGTTCGGCCCGCTGAAGAGCAAGCAGTATGAAGTCGGCTTCAAGACGGACCACAGCAAGTGGGGCGCCAATCTCGCGTTGTTCCGCGTCGATCAGGGTTACAACTATACGAACTCGGCCAACATCTTCGTGCAGGACGGCACGAAGCGCTATACCGGCGTCGATGCAAGCGGCTGGCTCGCGCTGACGAGCGAATGGCGCGTGATGGGCGGTGTACTGTGGCTCGACGCGAAGGCGGTCGACGTGGACGATGCAACCGTCGAAGGCAAGCGCGTGTATGGCGCGCCGCGCTTCACCGCGACGGGCCGGATCGAATACAACCCGTCGTATCTGCGTCGGCTGACGCTGGCGTTCGGCGGCAAGTACGTCGGCAACCAGGCGGTCGACGCGGCTAACACGCAGTTCGTGCCGGCTTACGTCACGTACGATTTGAGCGGCCGTTACGAGACGAAAATCGCCGGGAAGGACGTGACATTCCGGGCCGGGATCAACAATCTGTTCAACCGTCGTTACTGGACCACTGCGTGGGGCTACTACGTAGCGCCTTCGCCGACACGGACTGCCGTGGCCAGCGCTACTTTGCAATTCTAA